From Enterococcus wangshanyuanii, the proteins below share one genomic window:
- a CDS encoding ABC transporter permease, with protein sequence MKKTALLKTSFREIKQSKTRFISIMGIIFLGVMVFVGLKATGPDMTRTASNYYQKQKLPDARIVSTLGLVDQDIKQIQKDKNITAVLPRYTKDIVVTEKNSAVKFISYDLNNKQELSEYAVVTGRMPKKSGEVVLDELASLHGRYKIGDTLTLSKEDNQDKALKKNQFKVVGFVRSPEYIENTSRGNTTVGKGSLDFFAVIPKEDMDLPTYTELLVSFKGLADKDSYSTEYEEQRDQLVEALEKVMKDRPEQRAQEIRAESKKSLEKAQKEITDGEKALENAEEQLQASKQDLEVGKNDLAVARETYLQKISAAENELAANQATITNGENELANQSSLLETKKNELAQAQAKVIEGQNTLPSLQQQRNELAATSESLNQLANGYQSLGSSVALLDRVPDEALAESIAEAAPQLQGAVAALGSPAGISTAVNQLIAQPVRENIAGVMGAINSASAELSTQQGQVSQGLQTLDQTITTINQGIAQYADGQQQIAAGEAQLAQAQAELSAGKEQLAAGRAQLEQAKIEGQAQLDEAQNKLDDGQKAYEEGAAELEKKKNETLPKLADAKKELAEKQKELNELKAADYYYFTRADNPGYSEYKDNADRISSLSTVFPIFFFLIAALVSLTTMTRMVEEKRMEIGSMKALGYRNGEIAFKFLIYASIASLCGAILGLVVGYYLFPTIIFDAYGQLYNIPDFITPWYFSYSLIGVLVAVLCTAGAAMVVLRIDLFSTSATLLRPKAPKAGQRIFLERLKPIWNRLSFIQKVTARNLFRYKQRMLMTVLGIAGCMALIITGFGLKDSISDIVNVQFNKIWHYQAVVTFKEDATENESKEYQRSIEKTKNLKDTMPLHVETLKTTKKTNAKQDVSVYVPKNPATIDQFILFNKRQTSEKYQLTDAGVIINEKLANLFNYKVGDTLVLKNNDNQEFQLKIAAIAENYTGHFAYITPEYYEKIFKKTPEYNTEFLLFDKKLNEKTEASVGKALMENKKVLNVSFLSVSSDALDDTIHSLNIVVWVLITVSGILAFIVLYNLTNINISERIRELSTIKVLGFYDNEVTMYVYRENIILTLIGIVIGCFFGKIVHSYVLTTVEVDMLMFSPTIHWISYLYSALITMFFTLLVMIFMHRKLKKVNMIEALKSNE encoded by the coding sequence AACAAGTTTTCGAGAAATCAAACAGTCAAAAACCCGCTTTATCTCGATCATGGGTATCATCTTTTTAGGTGTAATGGTTTTTGTCGGGCTAAAGGCTACGGGGCCGGACATGACTAGAACCGCCTCTAATTATTACCAAAAACAAAAATTGCCGGATGCCCGCATCGTCTCGACTTTAGGCTTGGTCGATCAAGATATCAAGCAAATTCAAAAGGATAAAAACATTACAGCTGTTTTGCCCAGATATACAAAAGATATCGTTGTCACCGAGAAAAATAGTGCGGTTAAATTTATCAGCTATGATTTGAATAACAAACAAGAACTTTCAGAATATGCTGTAGTGACTGGACGGATGCCGAAGAAAAGCGGTGAGGTCGTTTTAGATGAGCTGGCGAGTTTACATGGCCGCTATAAAATAGGAGATACACTGACCCTTTCAAAAGAAGATAATCAAGACAAAGCCTTGAAGAAAAATCAATTTAAAGTCGTTGGCTTTGTTCGGTCGCCGGAATATATTGAAAATACCTCAAGAGGAAATACAACAGTTGGTAAAGGTTCTTTAGATTTCTTTGCTGTAATACCAAAAGAGGATATGGATCTGCCGACGTATACGGAACTACTCGTTTCCTTTAAAGGGTTAGCCGATAAAGACAGCTACTCAACTGAATATGAAGAGCAAAGGGATCAATTAGTCGAAGCTTTAGAGAAAGTCATGAAAGACAGACCGGAGCAACGAGCGCAAGAAATTCGTGCGGAATCAAAAAAATCCCTTGAGAAAGCGCAAAAAGAAATTACTGATGGGGAAAAAGCCTTAGAAAATGCAGAAGAGCAATTACAGGCAAGTAAACAGGATCTTGAAGTGGGTAAAAATGATTTGGCAGTAGCTAGAGAAACTTATTTGCAGAAAATCTCAGCTGCAGAAAATGAGTTAGCAGCAAATCAAGCAACGATCACAAATGGTGAAAATGAACTTGCGAATCAAAGCAGCTTATTAGAGACTAAGAAAAATGAATTAGCGCAAGCACAAGCCAAGGTCATAGAAGGACAAAATACTTTGCCAAGTTTACAACAGCAGCGTAATGAGCTTGCTGCAACTAGCGAATCACTGAATCAATTAGCAAATGGGTATCAAAGTCTAGGTTCTTCTGTTGCTCTTTTAGATAGAGTACCCGACGAAGCGTTGGCTGAAAGCATTGCTGAAGCAGCGCCGCAATTACAAGGAGCGGTTGCCGCATTAGGGTCACCAGCCGGAATTTCAACTGCAGTCAATCAATTGATTGCTCAACCTGTTAGAGAAAATATTGCAGGTGTAATGGGCGCGATCAATAGCGCTTCAGCTGAGTTGTCTACGCAACAAGGACAAGTATCACAAGGCTTGCAAACCCTGGATCAAACAATTACTACAATCAATCAGGGAATTGCTCAATACGCTGACGGGCAACAGCAGATAGCTGCAGGAGAAGCTCAATTGGCTCAGGCACAAGCAGAGCTTTCCGCTGGAAAAGAACAATTAGCAGCTGGGCGTGCACAACTTGAGCAAGCTAAAATCGAAGGTCAGGCTCAGCTTGATGAAGCCCAGAATAAACTTGATGACGGACAAAAGGCGTATGAAGAAGGTGCCGCTGAATTAGAGAAGAAGAAAAATGAAACCTTACCTAAATTAGCAGATGCCAAAAAAGAACTGGCAGAAAAGCAAAAAGAACTGAATGAACTAAAAGCTGCAGATTACTATTATTTTACAAGAGCGGATAATCCTGGTTACTCTGAATATAAAGACAATGCTGACCGAATTTCCTCCTTGTCGACCGTTTTTCCGATCTTCTTTTTCTTGATTGCAGCCTTAGTTAGTTTGACGACTATGACACGAATGGTTGAAGAAAAACGAATGGAAATCGGGAGCATGAAAGCATTAGGTTATAGAAATGGTGAAATAGCCTTCAAATTCTTGATTTATGCATCGATAGCTAGTTTATGTGGTGCTATCTTAGGCTTGGTTGTAGGGTACTATTTATTCCCGACGATCATTTTTGATGCGTATGGTCAACTGTATAATATTCCAGATTTTATCACGCCGTGGTATTTCAGCTACAGCTTGATCGGCGTATTAGTAGCTGTTTTATGTACAGCGGGAGCTGCGATGGTTGTGTTGCGTATTGATTTATTCAGTACATCAGCGACATTACTCCGTCCAAAAGCACCAAAAGCAGGTCAAAGAATTTTTCTGGAGCGTTTAAAACCAATTTGGAATCGTTTAAGCTTTATTCAAAAAGTGACTGCCCGTAATTTGTTCCGTTATAAACAAAGGATGCTGATGACTGTGTTGGGAATCGCTGGCTGTATGGCTTTGATCATCACAGGATTTGGATTGAAAGATTCAATTTCAGATATTGTCAATGTCCAGTTTAATAAGATTTGGCATTATCAGGCAGTCGTGACCTTCAAGGAAGACGCAACAGAAAACGAATCAAAGGAATATCAACGCTCAATTGAAAAGACAAAGAATTTGAAAGACACAATGCCATTACATGTAGAAACACTAAAAACGACAAAGAAAACCAATGCGAAACAAGATGTCTCAGTTTATGTACCCAAAAATCCGGCAACCATTGATCAGTTCATTTTATTCAACAAACGCCAAACCAGTGAAAAATATCAGCTAACGGATGCGGGTGTGATCATCAATGAGAAACTTGCAAATCTTTTCAACTATAAAGTTGGCGATACACTCGTTCTGAAAAATAATGACAACCAAGAATTTCAGTTGAAGATTGCTGCGATTGCGGAAAATTATACAGGACACTTTGCCTATATCACACCAGAATATTATGAGAAGATTTTCAAGAAAACGCCTGAATATAACACAGAGTTTCTACTTTTTGATAAAAAACTAAATGAAAAAACAGAAGCTTCTGTCGGTAAAGCACTGATGGAAAATAAAAAAGTGTTGAATGTTTCTTTCCTTTCTGTTTCTAGTGATGCGTTAGATGATACGATCCACAGCTTGAATATCGTTGTTTGGGTTTTGATCACTGTTTCCGGGATACTGGCATTTATCGTTTTGTACAATTTGACGAATATCAATATTTCAGAACGAATCAGAGAATTATCGACGATCAAGGTGTTAGGTTTTTATGACAATGAAGTAACGATGTATGTTTATCGTGAAAATATCATTTTGACATTGATCGGTATCGTGATCGGCTGTTTCTTCGGGAAAATCGTTCATAGCTATGTTTTGACAACGGTTGAAGTAGATATGCTGATGTTTTCACCAACTATTCATTGGATCAGTTACCTTTATTCAGCTTTGATCACCATGTTCTTCACTTTGTTGGTTATGATTTTCATGCACAGAAAACTAAAAAAAGTGAATATGATCGAAGCATTGAAATCAAATGAATAA